From the Halomonas sp. MCCC 1A13316 genome, the window CCCAGCCATGGTGATCGCATGCAGGGCCTGCAGGCCGAAATGAACGACGCCCTGGCCCGCTACGAGCAGGCACGCCAGGCGGGGCGGCAGCCTAACTGCCCGCGCCCGTAAGGAAACGCTGAGCCCCGCCTCACTTTGGAAAGCTGATGTTACGACTTGGATTGCTGCTGTTGATTCTGCCCATCTTCGTGCTGATGGGAGTCTATTTCTGGGAGCTCAACGACGTGCGGGAATGTACCCTGGTCCAGGGCGGCCACTGGGACTACCTGGATAGCGTATGCCGTGAAACGCCCCAGCCCTTCGCTCCTTGGGTCGAGCGTCAGCCCTGGCTGGTCAATGGCGGCATGCTGCTGTCGCTGGTCGGTATGGTAATGTGCATGGTTGGGCTGTACGTCAAGCGGCGCTGAGACTCACAGGGATCGCCTCAGAGCCTCCCGCACCGGGACGGTGTCGGGGCGCTTGCTGCGCCACTGGAAGAACGACTCGGCGGCCTGCTCCACCAGCATGCCCAAACCATCGAGGGGGCATGCACCACGCTCAGAGGCCCAGCGCAGGAAGACGGTGGATTCGGCGCCGTACATCATGTCGTAGGCAGTCGCTCCAGCGGCGAAGAGGTCATCGGGCAACGGCGGCAAATCGCCGGCCAGGCTGGCGCTGGTGCCGTTGATCACCAGATCGAAGGGGCCGGTTACGGTGTCGAAGCCGCCGCCGCTAATCGCGCCCATATCGCTGAAGTCAGCGGCAAGCGCCTCGGCCTTGCTAGCGGTGCGGTTGGCGATCGTGAGGCTCGCCGGGCCAGCGGCCAGCAGCGGCTCCAGCACCCCACGTACCGCCCCGCCGGCGCCCAGTACCAGAATGCGGGCTCCGCCCAAGGCCACCTTGTGATACTGCAGATCGCGCACCAGCCCGACTCCGTCGGTGGTGTCGCCATAGACCTTGAAATCGTGGCTGAGGCCGTTCTTGCCCAGCAACAGCGTGTTCACCGCACCGGCTCGCCGCGCCCGCTCGCTGAGCACGTCGCATAGACGAAACGCTTCTTCCTTGAACGGCACGGTGACATTGGCCCCACGCCCCCCTTCGGCCGTGAAACCGCGCCAGGCGCCAGCGAAATCGTCCAGCGGCGCCACGATGGCGACGTATTCGATATCTTCACCGGTCTGCTGGGCGAAAGCGGTGTGGATTGCCGGCGACTTCGAGTGCGAAATGGGGTTGCCGAAGACACAGTAGCGGTCAGTCATGAAGCTTCCTCTTCTCCAAGCCAGTCTCGCGGACGCAGATAGTCCTCGTACAGCCGCGCCTCAGGGCTGCCCGGCTGCGGCTGCCAGCCATACTCCCAGCGCGCCAGGGGCGGCATCGACATCAGGATCGATTCGGTACGCCCGCCGCTCTGCAAGCCGAACAGGGTGCCGCGATCCCATACCAGGTTGAATTCCACGTAGCGTCCGCGGCGGTAGAGCTGGAAGTCGCGTTCGCGCTCGTTCCAGGGCGTGTCGCGGCGGCGCCGCACGATGGGCAGATAGGCGTCGAGAAAGGCGTCACCCACGGCGCGCTGGAAGGCGAAGCTGGTCTCGAAGTTCCACTCGTTGAAGTCGTCGAAGAACAGCCCGCCGACACCACGGGTCTCGTCGCGGTGCTTCAGATAGAAATAGTCATCGCACCACGCCTTGAAGCGCGGATAGACCTCGGCGCCGAAGGGCGCGCAGGCATCGCGAGCCACCCGATGCCAGTGCAACACGTCCTCGCGCACCGGATAATAGGGGGTCAGGTCGAAGCCCCCACCGAACCACCAAACCGGCACTTCACCCGCTTTCTCGGCAATGAAGAAGCGCACGTTGCCATGGCTGGTGGGCACGTGTGGGTTCTCGGGGTGCAGTACCCAGGAGACACCCACCGCATGGAAGCTCCGTCCGGCGAGCTGTGGCCTGGCGGCCGTGGCCGAGGGCGGCAACTGGTCGCCATGAACATGGGAAAAGTTGACCCCGCCCTTCTCGAAGGCTCGGCCATTCTCGATCACCCGCGAGCGGCCACCGCCACCGTCCTCGCGCTGCCAACTCTCCTCGCGAAAGCCGGCGCCACCGTCTTCGGCGGCAAGACCTTGGCAGAGCCGGTCCTGCAGGTCGAGCAGGTAGCTCTTCACAGTTTCGAGATTGGCTCGCGCCATGTCGCCTCCCGTCGAGATCGTTAGCGTGACGATATCAAGCGCGCAGTACCCGACCACTGCGCAGGTCACGGATGATGCTGGGGCGATCGAGCCCACCCAGCTCGCCCTCGACGATGGCATCGAGCTCGCCGCCGAAGAACTGGCGTACCTCGGCCGCGCTCATGGCCGAGGGTTCGCTGGCCTTGTTGGCAGAGGTCGAGACGAGCGGACCACCGAAGGCCTGGCATAGCGCCGCCACTCCAGGATGGGCGCTGACCCGCAGCGCTACACAATCGTGAGCACCGCGTACCAGCGCATGGCTGCGCCCATTGTGGGGCACAAGCCAGGTATTGGGGCCGGGCCAGCTGGCGACCAGCGGGGCGTGCAGCTCCGGCGCCAGGCCCTCGAGCCAGGGGGCGAACTGAGCGATGGAGGCCGCCACCAGAATCAGCCCCTTGGCCGGGTCGCGCTCCTTGAGCCGCAGCAAGTGGGCCACGGCCTCGTCATTGTCGGGGTCGCAGCCCAAACCCCACACACCCTCGGTGGGGTAGGCAATCACGCCGCCGGCGCGCAGTGCGGTAACGGCGGCATCGAGTGATTCGGCCACGGTCATGGTCTCCTGACAGGAATTCAGCACATCGACCGCCGACGAATCGCCACGACGGTCCTGATGAAAGGGCTCATGTTAGCACGCCTAGGCGTTCTCAGGCAGGCGCACCCAGCCCCCTGGCGCCTGGGCGGCGCGCCCCTCGAGTTCGAGCTCAAGCAGCCGCCGCTGGCAATCGGGCACGGCCAGACCGGTCAAGTTCACCAGGGCATCGAGCGGTGACGGGGCATCGCTGAGCCAGCGCAGCAGCGGGTCGCCGCCGGCCGCATCCTGCGAGCCGGTCTCCTGAGGACGGGCCAGGGCGGGGCTCGATGCTGCCCACTGGGTCAGCTCCTCGAGAATGTCGTCGACGTGGCGCACCAGCACGGCCCCTTGGCGAATCAGCCGCAAACAGCCGCGCGCTTGGGGGTTGTGAATCGAGCCGGGCAGCGCGAAGACCTCGCGGTTCTGCTCGATGGCGAGCCTGGCGCTGACCAGCGAGCCGCTCTTCTCGGCTGCCTCCACCACCAGCACGCCCAGAGAGAGACCGGTCACGATACGGTTGCGTCTAGGGAAGAAGGCCGGCCGCGCCGGTGTGCCGGGAGGGTGCTCGGAGAGAATCAGCCCGCCTTGGTCGAGCAACTGCTGGTAGAGTCGCGCATGACGCGGCGGATAGATCACGTCGACGCTGCAGCCCAGCACCGCCACGCTGCGCCCGCCGGCTTCCAGCGCGGCCTGCTGGGCGGCCCCGTCGACGCCCAGTGCCAGGCCGCTGACGACGCACCAGTCGCGGCTGGCCAACTCACGCCCGAAGGCCGCGGCGTTGGTCAGGCCTTCGCGGGTGGGTCGGCGCGAACCGACGATGGCCAGCCTGGGCGGCTTCAGCGCGGCCAAGTCGCCCAGTCCCCAGAGTACCGGCGGCGGATCGCCGATCTGCTCCAGCAGAACCGGCCACGCGGGGTGTCCCGGATGCAGCAGGTGGCGGCCTGGCGCAACCGTCAGCCAGCTCAGGTCGGCATCGACCGTCTGGGTCAGCGGACTGCGGGCTGGATGGTCGAGCCATAGCCGCAGCGCGGTGGCGGCCTGGTGCGGCAAGCGGGCCAGCCATCCCGCGGGCCAATCCGGGGCGACGGACACGATCTCCGCCAATCGCGAGGCGCCCATTCCGGGCAGCCGCATCAGCGCCAGCCAGTCGCGTTGGCTCGGTGTACGTTGCGCTTCGCTCACCGCTGTGCCACCCCCACCCCGCGGCGGGGGTTGTGAAGGCGATCGCCGACTTCCAGGGAGCGGGTCGCCTGCATGACCAGGCCATAGCTCATCCTTTCATAGGGTCGGAACACCATGACCAGCCCGGCATCCGTCCCGGGCAGACGCAGCGACTCACCGGTGCGAGGGTCGACGACGCGCTCGCCCTGCTGCTCGACCTGAAGGACATGGCCCGTTTCGAGCCCGTCTTGGCGTCCCCTGTCCAACGCCACCACCTGCAGCCGGCCGATGAAGCGCACACCTCCCGGCACCGCAAGAATGGTACCGTCGACATCGCTCTCCGGGGCACGGGGCTCGAACTCGCTGATCAGCTCGCGCTCTTCCAACGGCAGTACGATGTCCTCGTTGCGCACTTCCTGGCTGGCGGAGAGAACCTCCATGAGCGCGATTCCATCCTCGCTGCGCCCGGCCCTGGCGCGCCCGATGCTGATCAGCTCCAGACCCAGCGTCTCGCCGGTCGCAGCATCGCTGTAGCGCTCGCCCACGCGGTAGATGCCGTAGCGCTGTCCGTTCTCCAGCTCACCGCGGGCATAGATACGGTCACCGGCACCGCTGATGATGCGTCGGTCATTGCCGGCCACCACGTAGGCCAGCTCATCCAGGGATTCGGGGTCGTCGATCACGCGGTGATCGCGCAGGAAATGCCGTACCGTGTCCAGCGGAATCGGTTCGATCGCCTCACGTACGGGAATGCGGCGCACCTCCGGCGAGAGTCTCACTTGGCCCTGGCCGCGCTCGAGCCCCAGGCACGGGCGACCGTTGCAGTCATAGAGATAGACCACGTCCCCAGGA encodes:
- the aroE gene encoding shikimate dehydrogenase, with the translated sequence MTDRYCVFGNPISHSKSPAIHTAFAQQTGEDIEYVAIVAPLDDFAGAWRGFTAEGGRGANVTVPFKEEAFRLCDVLSERARRAGAVNTLLLGKNGLSHDFKVYGDTTDGVGLVRDLQYHKVALGGARILVLGAGGAVRGVLEPLLAAGPASLTIANRTASKAEALAADFSDMGAISGGGFDTVTGPFDLVINGTSASLAGDLPPLPDDLFAAGATAYDMMYGAESTVFLRWASERGACPLDGLGMLVEQAAESFFQWRSKRPDTVPVREALRRSL
- the hemF gene encoding oxygen-dependent coproporphyrinogen oxidase, whose protein sequence is MARANLETVKSYLLDLQDRLCQGLAAEDGGAGFREESWQREDGGGGRSRVIENGRAFEKGGVNFSHVHGDQLPPSATAARPQLAGRSFHAVGVSWVLHPENPHVPTSHGNVRFFIAEKAGEVPVWWFGGGFDLTPYYPVREDVLHWHRVARDACAPFGAEVYPRFKAWCDDYFYLKHRDETRGVGGLFFDDFNEWNFETSFAFQRAVGDAFLDAYLPIVRRRRDTPWNERERDFQLYRRGRYVEFNLVWDRGTLFGLQSGGRTESILMSMPPLARWEYGWQPQPGSPEARLYEDYLRPRDWLGEEEAS
- a CDS encoding L-threonylcarbamoyladenylate synthase; this translates as MTVAESLDAAVTALRAGGVIAYPTEGVWGLGCDPDNDEAVAHLLRLKERDPAKGLILVAASIAQFAPWLEGLAPELHAPLVASWPGPNTWLVPHNGRSHALVRGAHDCVALRVSAHPGVAALCQAFGGPLVSTSANKASEPSAMSAAEVRQFFGGELDAIVEGELGGLDRPSIIRDLRSGRVLRA
- the dprA gene encoding DNA-processing protein DprA: MRLPGMGASRLAEIVSVAPDWPAGWLARLPHQAATALRLWLDHPARSPLTQTVDADLSWLTVAPGRHLLHPGHPAWPVLLEQIGDPPPVLWGLGDLAALKPPRLAIVGSRRPTREGLTNAAAFGRELASRDWCVVSGLALGVDGAAQQAALEAGGRSVAVLGCSVDVIYPPRHARLYQQLLDQGGLILSEHPPGTPARPAFFPRRNRIVTGLSLGVLVVEAAEKSGSLVSARLAIEQNREVFALPGSIHNPQARGCLRLIRQGAVLVRHVDDILEELTQWAASSPALARPQETGSQDAAGGDPLLRWLSDAPSPLDALVNLTGLAVPDCQRRLLELELEGRAAQAPGGWVRLPENA
- a CDS encoding LysM peptidoglycan-binding domain-containing protein → MDVKAKRWQDGPLRWAWGTGIALLLTATLAQAQGLSWEQGLRSDAPDRYTVVRGDTLWHISGRFLRHPWQWPEVWQVNPQIRNPHLIYPGDVVYLYDCNGRPCLGLERGQGQVRLSPEVRRIPVREAIEPIPLDTVRHFLRDHRVIDDPESLDELAYVVAGNDRRIISGAGDRIYARGELENGQRYGIYRVGERYSDAATGETLGLELISIGRARAGRSEDGIALMEVLSASQEVRNEDIVLPLEERELISEFEPRAPESDVDGTILAVPGGVRFIGRLQVVALDRGRQDGLETGHVLQVEQQGERVVDPRTGESLRLPGTDAGLVMVFRPYERMSYGLVMQATRSLEVGDRLHNPRRGVGVAQR